Proteins from a single region of Oscillatoria sp. FACHB-1406:
- a CDS encoding heavy-metal-associated domain-containing protein — protein sequence MSIQLKVPSIVCEGCADTITKAIAALDADAKVKVDLSAKTAEIESQRSEAEIKDAIAAVGHTVEG from the coding sequence ATGTCAATTCAACTGAAAGTTCCCAGCATCGTTTGCGAGGGCTGTGCGGATACGATTACGAAGGCGATCGCTGCCCTCGATGCTGATGCTAAAGTCAAGGTAGATTTGAGTGCGAAGACGGCGGAGATTGAATCGCAGCGCTCGGAGGCGGAAATTAAGGACGCGATCGCGGCCGTCGGTCACACCGTTGAGGGATAA
- a CDS encoding pentapeptide repeat-containing protein, with translation MGLERSKNLQAAQEKIYRFFLKLVRHEPPETVLERFKNLFVFGVDSLAPEIQQALYDIILSRDELIFKNTFKRTCYIITNNWISENRAHYIDKLVEIIAEVKEHTQTLSRSLSCLRTWISNFIETEDYQEIKRISEFYSRDSKKSWNQRYTSFLLVPQYLDLENPKEQREIAKKLSDELKNKYKSDLALFSAHNPLRATPPVRENPTHLGQDAIAIVKNIVAQNLRYSYEHHSRAFIDTVRDGDYESFKSSLQGYLTFGVPNQQAVELLDRNMSAKILNLYRERNDSNLTLELLLRTCRRIIEILTIEDGATPSKLFILLSDREKALSLSMILLKIILICKYARIHLEACIAKLIQYYEKVPEQECQWFIYFLEVFNVVFSVYTENINYNLVRVGNGTAAGKSAIDLEAYRVFPQLKSMNLRENDLKKSDLRGQNLSAADLRKANLSGADLSETDLSLAKFAFANLNNAILDRADLVAANLSEANLQGASLKQAILRHSNLQKACLIGADLSQARLKLADLTEANLSRAFLKQADFSHANLAGANLTGASLSRANLTGANLTGANLAEANLSGANLTGANLQGANLKRTFLRRAVLIDTSLRQAILYHVELSYATLTNVDLSEATLVNSYCRHVKIDGTNFRDARLIKTNFFKTKLNRAQVEKAHFQESLGISALQQRKLEERGAVFEELP, from the coding sequence ATGGGTTTAGAGCGTTCCAAAAATCTTCAGGCAGCACAGGAAAAAATTTACCGCTTTTTTCTTAAATTAGTTCGACACGAGCCACCAGAAACAGTTCTCGAACGTTTTAAAAATCTTTTTGTATTTGGGGTTGATTCTCTAGCGCCGGAAATTCAACAAGCTTTATACGACATTATTTTAAGTCGCGACGAACTCATTTTTAAAAATACCTTTAAAAGAACTTGTTACATTATTACCAATAATTGGATTTCAGAAAATCGCGCCCACTACATCGATAAATTAGTTGAAATCATTGCTGAAGTTAAAGAACATACACAAACGCTCTCGCGGAGTTTAAGTTGTCTGAGAACCTGGATTAGCAACTTTATTGAAACAGAAGATTATCAAGAAATCAAGCGCATTTCTGAATTTTATTCAAGAGACTCGAAAAAATCTTGGAATCAACGTTATACTTCCTTTTTGTTAGTCCCTCAATATCTCGACTTAGAAAACCCGAAAGAACAGCGAGAAATTGCAAAAAAATTATCCGACGAACTCAAGAACAAATACAAGTCAGATTTAGCCCTATTCTCTGCCCACAATCCCCTTCGAGCCACTCCTCCCGTTCGAGAAAATCCCACTCATCTCGGACAAGACGCGATCGCGATTGTTAAAAATATCGTCGCCCAAAATCTCCGGTACAGTTACGAACATCACTCTCGCGCTTTTATCGATACAGTGCGCGATGGTGACTACGAAAGCTTTAAATCGAGCTTGCAAGGTTATTTAACCTTCGGAGTTCCGAATCAACAAGCCGTCGAACTTCTCGATCGCAACATGAGCGCGAAAATACTAAATCTTTATCGAGAACGGAACGATTCTAACTTAACCTTAGAATTATTGCTACGAACTTGTCGTCGTATTATTGAAATTTTAACAATCGAAGATGGAGCTACCCCTTCAAAGCTCTTTATTTTATTGAGCGATCGCGAAAAAGCGCTGAGTTTGTCAATGATTTTACTTAAAATAATTTTGATTTGTAAATACGCGCGGATTCACCTAGAAGCTTGCATCGCTAAACTGATTCAGTATTATGAAAAAGTTCCAGAACAAGAATGTCAGTGGTTCATCTATTTTTTAGAAGTTTTTAACGTTGTTTTTTCGGTTTACACTGAAAATATCAACTATAATCTCGTGCGCGTCGGCAACGGTACAGCGGCGGGGAAAAGCGCGATCGATCTCGAAGCCTATCGCGTTTTTCCGCAGTTGAAAAGTATGAACCTGCGCGAAAATGACTTGAAAAAGAGCGACTTACGCGGTCAAAACTTGAGCGCCGCCGACTTAAGAAAAGCCAATCTTAGCGGTGCAGATTTAAGCGAAACCGACCTAAGTTTAGCAAAATTTGCCTTTGCCAACTTGAACAATGCAATTCTCGATCGCGCCGATTTAGTAGCAGCGAACTTATCTGAAGCCAACTTGCAAGGAGCGAGTTTAAAACAAGCGATTTTGCGCCATAGCAATTTGCAAAAAGCCTGTCTCATTGGAGCAGATCTCAGTCAAGCACGCTTAAAGTTAGCCGACTTAACAGAAGCAAATTTAAGTCGCGCTTTCCTCAAACAAGCTGACTTTAGTCATGCTAACTTAGCCGGAGCTAATCTGACTGGAGCGAGTCTCAGTCGCGCCAACTTAACGGGAGCCAATCTAACGGGAGCCAACCTAGCAGAAGCCAATCTGAGTGGAGCAAACTTAACGGGAGCCAACCTACAAGGAGCCAATCTCAAACGGACTTTTTTGCGCCGTGCCGTCCTCATCGATACGAGTTTGAGGCAAGCTATCTTATACCATGTAGAGTTGAGCTATGCGACTTTAACTAATGTGGATTTGAGCGAAGCAACTTTAGTGAATTCTTACTGTCGCCACGTCAAAATTGACGGGACGAATTTCAGGGATGCGCGCCTGATTAAAACAAATTTCTTTAAAACAAAATTGAACCGAGCGCAGGTTGAAAAAGCTCACTTTCAGGAAAGTTTGGGAATTTCTGCCCTGCAACAAAGAAAGCTCGAAGAACGAGGTGCAGTTTTTGAGGAGTTGCCCTGA
- the glcD gene encoding glycolate oxidase subunit GlcD, with product MLLNRQPPQQSGRDWKPIIQQFDRAIGKDGVIRRKDELLTYECDGLSCYRQRPALVVLPRTTEEVAAAVKICHDNDIPWVARGAGTGLSGGALPVEDCVLIVTARMRRILKVDLENQRVVVQPGVINNWVTQTVSGAGFYYAPDPSSQIICSIGGNVAENSGGVHCLKYGVTTNHVLALKIVTPEGEIVDLGGYVPEMPGYDLTGVFVGSEGTLGIATEVTLRILKVPESICVLLADFNSIEAAGAAVAGIIGAGIIPGGMEIMDNLSINAVEDVVATGCYPRDAEALLLVELDGLQVEVDANKRRVMEICREIGARSITSANDAETRLKLWKGRKAAFAAAGKVSPNYFVQDGVIPRTKLASVLKAIEELSERSGYKIANVFHAGDGNLHPLILYDESVEGAFEEVEKVGGEILKLCVKAGGSISGEHGIGSDKSCYMFDMFNEVDLETMQYVRQVFNAKGLANPGKLFPTPRTCGEAANARKTAEFKGAQLF from the coding sequence ATGCTTCTCAACCGCCAACCCCCGCAACAATCGGGACGCGACTGGAAACCCATTATCCAACAATTCGATCGCGCGATCGGTAAAGACGGCGTAATTCGTCGCAAAGACGAACTCCTCACCTACGAATGCGACGGACTCTCCTGTTACCGCCAGCGTCCCGCCCTCGTCGTCCTGCCCCGCACCACCGAAGAAGTCGCCGCCGCCGTTAAAATTTGCCACGATAACGATATCCCTTGGGTCGCGCGCGGTGCGGGAACCGGACTTTCCGGTGGCGCACTCCCCGTCGAAGATTGCGTCCTCATCGTCACCGCCCGAATGCGACGCATCCTCAAAGTAGACCTCGAAAACCAGCGCGTCGTCGTCCAACCCGGCGTTATCAATAACTGGGTGACGCAAACCGTCAGCGGTGCGGGCTTCTACTACGCCCCCGACCCTTCCAGCCAAATTATCTGTTCCATCGGCGGCAACGTCGCGGAAAACTCCGGCGGCGTTCACTGCCTCAAATACGGCGTAACCACCAACCACGTCCTCGCCCTCAAAATCGTCACCCCTGAAGGCGAAATCGTCGATTTAGGCGGTTACGTTCCCGAAATGCCGGGATACGACCTCACCGGCGTATTTGTCGGCTCCGAAGGTACTCTTGGTATTGCCACCGAAGTTACCCTCCGCATCCTCAAAGTTCCCGAATCCATTTGCGTCTTACTCGCCGACTTTAACAGCATCGAAGCGGCGGGGGCCGCTGTTGCTGGAATTATCGGTGCGGGAATCATTCCAGGGGGGATGGAAATCATGGATAACCTCAGCATTAACGCGGTCGAAGATGTCGTCGCAACGGGCTGCTATCCGCGCGATGCGGAGGCTTTATTGTTAGTGGAATTGGACGGATTGCAAGTTGAAGTTGATGCTAATAAGCGCCGCGTCATGGAAATTTGCCGAGAAATTGGGGCGCGCAGCATCACTTCGGCTAACGATGCTGAAACCCGCTTGAAACTCTGGAAAGGACGCAAAGCTGCTTTTGCTGCTGCGGGGAAAGTTAGCCCCAATTACTTCGTTCAAGATGGCGTAATTCCGCGCACCAAACTCGCTAGTGTCCTGAAAGCAATTGAGGAGTTAAGCGAGCGTTCCGGTTACAAAATTGCGAACGTTTTTCATGCCGGAGATGGTAACTTACACCCGCTAATTCTCTACGATGAATCGGTAGAAGGTGCGTTTGAAGAAGTGGAAAAAGTGGGAGGAGAAATTCTCAAACTTTGCGTTAAAGCTGGGGGAAGTATTTCGGGGGAACACGGTATCGGCTCGGATAAGAGTTGTTATATGTTCGATATGTTTAACGAGGTCGATTTAGAAACGATGCAATACGTTCGCCAGGTTTTTAATGCCAAGGGATTGGCGAATCCGGGTAAGTTATTCCCCACACCGCGCACTTGCGGGGAAGCAGCAAATGCTCGGAAAACAGCAGAGTTTAAAGGCGCGCAATTGTTTTAG
- a CDS encoding adenylate kinase, whose protein sequence is MKKVAVFGNAGGGKSTLSQQLSTIAGLPLYALDKIQHQPGGIKVPESEYQQIHQQILATDSWIIDGFGSIETLWVRLDEADSLVFIDLPLPVHFWWVTKRLLTGYFNPPAGWPEKTPIFQSSLSSYRVLWLCHQRLTPKYREYIERVRGTKTVYHLRAIAQISQFLKSLESKTPSSL, encoded by the coding sequence ATGAAAAAAGTTGCCGTCTTTGGTAATGCGGGAGGGGGTAAATCAACGCTAAGTCAGCAATTATCAACAATCGCGGGTTTGCCGCTTTACGCCCTCGATAAAATCCAACATCAACCGGGCGGAATCAAGGTTCCTGAATCAGAATACCAACAGATTCACCAACAAATCTTAGCGACGGATTCCTGGATTATTGATGGATTTGGTTCGATAGAAACGCTTTGGGTACGGCTGGATGAAGCTGATAGTTTAGTCTTCATCGATCTGCCCTTACCCGTTCATTTTTGGTGGGTGACAAAACGACTTCTAACGGGTTATTTTAATCCTCCCGCAGGCTGGCCGGAAAAGACTCCTATTTTTCAGAGTTCATTAAGTAGCTATCGCGTGCTTTGGCTGTGTCACCAACGCTTGACTCCCAAATATCGCGAGTATATCGAACGAGTTCGAGGGACAAAAACAGTTTACCACCTCCGCGCGATCGCGCAAATTTCTCAGTTTCTAAAATCCCTCGAAAGTAAGACTCCATCAAGCCTCTAA
- a CDS encoding colicin uptake protein, translating to MKSTEQLPERGTDLPSVSSGVIRLKPQQFVHILDNNTGVTRLELGPQTLTLGDSERLILRPTPTLIVPPRHYCRIANPVLRDEDGQPLADEHGQIRLRYGDEELRFAQDPFPLYPGEELLGEVTRLLVVETNQALRLRATRDFTEAEGLERIAGDQWLFEGPGTYIPRVEVEVLETVKATTIEPNQALRLMARQNCTDARGNPRRAGEEWLVREEGAYLPGVDEAIVGLIKAYVLTEQKALQLRARRTFSDIFGRQRKAGDEWLVTLADSEIHIPDVYEEVVGEVKITTLSDREWCIVVDPIDAEGKPQFGMQEVRQGRTSFFLHPGESLENGIQKVYVLGEQEALLLRAKEEIFENEVAIRQPGDLWTIVGPRDYIPPIEVEVVERRKAIPLDKNEGLYVRDIQTGELKLVSGPQAYLLSPYEELWAKDLPPVVEELLQQRHDPTSDRGFRTVDFTVPAGEQRDKTRAVVFHVPQNAAVQIHDYKERTARTAFGPDLVMLAPDEAFTVLSLSGGKPKVPNAIKSLALLLGPDFMTDIFTVETSDHARLQLQLSYNWYFDVDRHNEQATARLFQVPDFVGDACKAIASRVRGAVAGVKFDEFHRNSARIIRQAVFGVDEEGRIRDEFRMRANNLVVTNIDIQSVEPVDEQTLRSLQKSVQIAIQITTDAQEAAAKQDAEGIEQAAKARLERQAIADRAAAETERKNLLELQAENAAIEASGKATAEAQATAEAARIQGELAVNLAQQEAEAARIRARVALEELEARQQAELAHKQALNELEVARAQAMAEITAREYREKVEALGTETIRAMAQAGPEMQARLLQGLGIQSVLITDGKNPINLLGTAQGLLGMNNES from the coding sequence ATGAAATCCACCGAACAACTCCCCGAACGCGGTACAGACCTTCCGAGCGTTTCTAGCGGGGTCATTCGCCTCAAACCGCAACAATTCGTCCATATCCTCGATAATAATACCGGCGTAACCCGCCTCGAACTCGGCCCGCAAACCCTCACCCTGGGCGATTCCGAGCGCCTCATCTTGCGTCCCACTCCCACTCTCATCGTCCCGCCGCGCCACTATTGCCGCATCGCCAATCCCGTCCTACGCGACGAGGACGGACAGCCCCTCGCTGACGAACACGGGCAAATCCGCCTGCGTTACGGCGATGAAGAACTTCGCTTCGCCCAAGACCCTTTCCCGCTTTATCCCGGCGAAGAATTGCTTGGGGAAGTTACGCGCCTCCTGGTGGTGGAAACGAACCAAGCCCTGCGCCTGCGGGCTACCCGCGATTTTACGGAGGCGGAAGGTTTAGAGCGTATCGCTGGGGACCAATGGTTATTTGAAGGGCCGGGAACGTATATTCCCCGCGTTGAAGTGGAAGTGCTGGAAACCGTGAAAGCAACGACTATCGAACCGAATCAAGCGTTGCGGTTGATGGCGCGCCAGAATTGTACGGATGCAAGGGGCAATCCGCGCCGCGCTGGGGAAGAATGGTTGGTGCGGGAGGAGGGCGCGTATTTACCGGGAGTCGATGAAGCTATCGTCGGACTGATTAAAGCCTACGTCCTCACCGAACAAAAAGCCTTACAACTGCGAGCGCGACGCACTTTTAGCGATATTTTCGGGCGGCAGCGCAAGGCGGGGGATGAATGGTTGGTGACGCTGGCCGATTCGGAAATTCATATCCCCGATGTTTACGAGGAAGTGGTCGGCGAGGTTAAGATTACCACGCTCAGCGATCGCGAGTGGTGCATTGTTGTCGATCCCATCGATGCGGAAGGTAAGCCGCAATTCGGAATGCAGGAAGTACGCCAAGGACGAACCTCCTTTTTCCTCCATCCCGGCGAGTCCTTAGAAAATGGCATCCAAAAAGTGTACGTTCTCGGCGAGCAAGAAGCGCTGTTGCTGCGTGCGAAGGAAGAAATTTTTGAAAACGAGGTTGCCATTCGCCAGCCGGGAGATTTATGGACGATTGTGGGCCCGAGAGATTATATTCCGCCGATTGAAGTAGAAGTGGTGGAGCGACGCAAGGCGATTCCCCTCGATAAAAATGAAGGTCTTTACGTCCGCGATATCCAAACTGGAGAGTTGAAACTCGTCAGCGGGCCGCAGGCTTATTTGTTGAGTCCCTACGAGGAGTTGTGGGCAAAAGACTTGCCGCCGGTGGTGGAGGAGTTATTGCAGCAACGTCACGACCCAACGAGCGATCGCGGTTTCCGTACCGTTGATTTTACCGTACCGGCGGGCGAACAGCGCGATAAAACCCGCGCCGTGGTTTTCCACGTCCCCCAAAATGCTGCCGTCCAAATCCACGATTACAAGGAGCGCACCGCACGCACTGCTTTCGGCCCGGATTTAGTCATGTTAGCACCGGATGAAGCCTTTACGGTGTTGAGTTTGTCGGGCGGAAAACCCAAGGTTCCGAATGCGATTAAATCCTTGGCGTTATTATTAGGGCCGGATTTCATGACCGATATTTTTACGGTGGAAACTTCCGACCACGCGCGCTTGCAATTACAACTTTCTTATAATTGGTATTTTGATGTAGATCGACACAACGAACAAGCCACCGCGCGATTGTTTCAAGTCCCGGATTTTGTCGGCGATGCCTGTAAAGCGATTGCGTCGCGGGTACGTGGAGCCGTTGCTGGGGTTAAGTTTGATGAGTTTCACCGCAACTCGGCGCGGATTATTCGCCAAGCAGTATTTGGGGTAGATGAAGAGGGGCGAATTCGCGATGAATTTCGGATGCGGGCGAATAATTTGGTCGTGACTAATATCGATATTCAATCTGTCGAGCCGGTGGACGAACAAACTTTAAGAAGTTTGCAAAAGTCGGTACAAATTGCCATTCAAATTACGACTGACGCGCAAGAAGCAGCGGCGAAGCAGGATGCGGAAGGTATCGAACAGGCGGCAAAAGCGCGGTTGGAACGGCAAGCGATCGCGGATCGGGCAGCAGCAGAAACCGAGCGCAAAAATCTGTTAGAATTGCAGGCGGAAAATGCCGCGATCGAAGCATCGGGAAAAGCAACGGCAGAAGCCCAAGCGACGGCAGAAGCAGCACGAATTCAAGGCGAACTCGCCGTCAATTTAGCCCAACAAGAAGCCGAAGCCGCTCGCATTCGCGCTCGCGTTGCTTTAGAGGAATTAGAAGCGCGCCAGCAAGCCGAACTCGCCCACAAACAAGCCTTAAATGAATTGGAAGTGGCGCGCGCCCAGGCAATGGCAGAAATTACAGCGCGAGAGTATCGAGAAAAGGTGGAAGCTTTAGGGACAGAAACCATTCGCGCGATGGCTCAAGCGGGGCCGGAAATGCAAGCTCGATTGTTACAAGGATTGGGCATTCAAAGCGTTTTAATTACGGATGGAAAAAATCCGATTAATTTGTTGGGAACTGCCCAAGGATTATTAGGAATGAATAATGAGTCTTAA
- a CDS encoding Uma2 family endonuclease, which yields MYAQVPPLSPEEYLELETQSATKHEYFDGEVVAMAGATDTHVTILLNLASDLRSHLRGSGCRVFIFDMKLRIDTRNCFFYPDIFVTCDERDRETNLYKSFPKIIIEVLSVSTELKDRGEKFNAYRTLPSLQEYVLINCQHYCVEIFRRHTDGLWLFQSYEEGETFRLESLDYTGTFAMLYEDASLEAR from the coding sequence ATGTACGCTCAAGTTCCTCCTCTCTCCCCAGAAGAATATCTAGAACTCGAAACCCAGAGCGCCACCAAACACGAATATTTCGATGGTGAAGTGGTGGCGATGGCAGGAGCAACCGACACCCACGTTACAATATTGCTAAACTTGGCTAGCGATCTGCGATCGCACCTTCGAGGTTCTGGGTGTCGGGTTTTCATCTTCGATATGAAACTCCGCATCGACACCCGCAACTGCTTTTTTTACCCCGATATTTTTGTCACTTGCGACGAGCGAGATAGGGAAACGAATCTCTATAAATCCTTCCCCAAAATCATTATCGAAGTTCTCTCTGTCTCCACCGAATTGAAAGATCGGGGCGAAAAATTTAATGCGTATCGAACCCTTCCGAGTTTGCAAGAATACGTCCTCATTAACTGCCAACATTATTGCGTCGAAATCTTCCGCCGCCACACCGATGGATTGTGGCTTTTTCAAAGCTACGAAGAAGGCGAAACTTTCCGCTTAGAAAGCCTCGACTATACCGGAACTTTTGCCATGCTTTACGAAGATGCGAGTTTGGAAGCGCGTTAG